From a single Nicotiana tabacum cultivar K326 chromosome 8, ASM71507v2, whole genome shotgun sequence genomic region:
- the LOC107789071 gene encoding putative phytosulfokines 6, with amino-acid sequence MKQSICFVVFLLLLVSLSPASSRFLSVSEVKEEVKYGKVTQLAYSLDDQMETFDSLNKLMGIEGCEDEDEECSKRRIMAEAHLDYIYTQNHDHP; translated from the exons ATGAAGCAAAGTATATGTTTTGTTGTATTTCTTCTCCTGCTTGTTTCCCTTTCACCAGCATCTTCCCGTTTCTTATCAGTCAGTGAAG TGAAAGAGGAGGTAAAGTATGGAAAAGTGACCCAACTTGCATATTCTCTTGATGACCAGATGGAAACCTTCGATTCCCTGAAT AAACTGATGGGGATAGAGGGAtgtgaagatgaagatgaagaatgcTCTAAGAGAAGGATAATGGCAGAAGCTCACCTGGATTACATCTACACTCAGAACCATGATCACCCTTGA